The Chionomys nivalis chromosome 23 unlocalized genomic scaffold, mChiNiv1.1 SUPER_23_unloc_1, whole genome shotgun sequence genome contains the following window.
CCCCACCTCaacccccccagtgctgggatcacagatgctATTACTAGACCCAGCTTGGTGGTAGACGTGTCTTATCTCCTGCTGTCCCCAGGTTGGTTGTGACAAACAGCGGGGTAGATACTTCTTGTCCTACTCACCAGAGAGGCTGAGGCCTGTGAGATCGGGACTTAAGGTCACAGTGGCTGGGGACTAGAGTGGGTGCCACCCTGCAAAGATCCTGACTGTTATTCTACATTCCCAGCTTCACGTGGAGTGACTCACGCCTGCATCGGGGCCTGGTGACCTTGCTCACAGGAGAAATTGCAGATGCCTTTAGCCAGGAGTTCCGAGTCCTGTATGCGGCCTCCAGTCCACTCCCACCGGCACCAGCTCGAAGCCCCTTGCTCAGCCCTTCTGAAGGTCCACGGCTGCCCCGAAGCCCACACCGTGTGGCCCTGCGCTGTCCTGTGGCCCCTGTGGCCCCATTGCTGTCTGACAAGCCTTTGACCCACCGCCTGGCGGCCTGTCACATCTTTGAGGGGAACAGACAGGACACCCCCACCACCACAGGGCCAGCTCTCAGTGACATCTTGAGAAGTGTCCATcgtaccaggacagccagtggTCCCCCAACCAGGCCCAGCCGCTCCCTGTGGGACCTCAGCCGCCTGTCCCAGCTCTCTGGCTCCAGTGATGGTGACAATGAGGTGAGACCCCCCTGATAAGGactgaggcagacagagagataggGAGGCCCTGTTTGAACACTGAACCCCAAAGTAAGAAacaagttctctctcttttttattttattttagtttttcgagacagggtttctctgtagctttggagcctgtcctggaactagctcttgtagctctggcctcgaactcacagacatccgcctgcctctgccttccgagtgccgggattaaaggcgtgcgccaccaccgcccggcacaagtTCTCTTTTTGAAcggattctcttgcctccactttCCCCCAATGGGATGACAGGAGGTCAGGGGAACCGAGAATCCTCCGGCAGCTGTACGTGGAGAGTGGGGAGCCACTGAGCTGCTTGGTTAACCCTGGCCTAGAAATGTttgcctctgagcctcagtttctctcacTGTGAGACAGGCTGTTGCATGAGAAGAAGCAGAGCCATGTGGGGAGACAAACAGCCCCCCAGGATGCAGGCAGGTGGGCTTACGTCCCTCAGTGAGCTAACCCCTgccggcctcagtttccccaatctGCTCCTCGGTAACTGAGCAGAATCACTTCTGTCAGTGAAGccagaggaaagggagtgggCAGGCCAAGgtctttgcctgcctctgctgaggtTCCCCTCCCTTGACAAATATTTGTCCCCAGATGGCACAGCTGCTCCCTGTTCTTCCACAGACACAAGGCGAGAGGCGTCCTATGTGGGTCTGGGGTTCCAGGTCTTCTCCTGGCATCCTCCTAGCatcctccccctttttctttttggttttctgagacaggatttttctgtagctttggagcctttcctggaactccctctgtagaccaggttggtctaggactcacagagatcctcctgcctctgcctcctgagtgctgggattaaaggcatgcgccgccaccgccTGACTCATTTTTCCTCTTATGCACGTGTgcagtgtgtgctcctgtgtgtgccTGTCGAGCCAGATGTTGCCGCTGGAGGTCTTCCTCTGTCACTTCACATTATTATCATTACCGTTTATTgttggtggtgggtttttttgttttgttttgtttttttgagacagggtttctctgtagctttggttcctgtcctggaactagctcttgtagaccaggctggcctcgaactcccagagatccgcctgcctctgcctcccgagtgctgggattaaaggcgtgcgccaccaccgcccggctctgttgttgttgttttgaggcaaggttttcctgtgtaacagccctgactgtcttggaactaactctttttttttttttttttttttggttttttgagacagggtttctctgtggttttggagcctgtcctggaactagctcttgtagaccaggctggtctagaactcacagagatccgcctgcctctgcctcccgagtgctgggattaaaggcgtgtgccaccaccgcccgtctccACAgtgtttttaagacagtgtctgtGACTGCACAGACAGAGTGAGCAGCCAGTAAGCTTTGGGGCCACTCGTCTTCCTTCCAGTGCTAATTTACGATGCTTAGCTGGTAGCCCCAGCTTTTATGTGAGCACTggaggcccaggcccaggcctcATGGTtctgcagcaagcattttaccttctgagccatctccagcctctggcctccttacttttatttttatttgtttttgttttgttttgtttttcaagacaggatttctctgtgtaacagccctgactgtcccagaactagctcttgtagaccaggctggtctcaaactcacagagatctgcctgcctctgctccctagtgctgggattaaaggcatgcgtgcGTCACCACCGTCCAGCTTGCCTCCTTAttttgacagggtttcatgtggtccaggttggtcttgagcttctgatcttcctgcctctacatcctgagTGCTGATACTATGGTGTGCCTGTCGTGCCTGATTTATATGGCGCTGAGGACCAAACACAGGCCCTGTGCACGCCAGATTAGCATTGCCCCCTGAGCCCCAGAAACTGCTcaccagattttttttccccttcacagCTCAAGAAGTCCTGGGGCCACAAGGACACTCCAGCCAGGGCCCTGATGAGGCAGAGGGGCACTGGAGGGGGACCCAGGGGTGAGATGGATTCTCACCTACTAGCCCGGTCACAGCCCTGGAGCGGCCCCCTCCCCGGGATTCCAGCCCGCCATCTTCGTTACTTATCTCCAGCCCAAAGACGGTTGGGAAACAATGCTACATCAGACTGGGCCTCTGGCTCAGGCCCTGGAAAGCGACTCTGATGGCCAGACGTGGGTCAGTTCAGAGACCCTACCAGACATTGATTGTGTGTCAGCCCTCTGGCCTGGCAGCTGGGCAGTGGAAGGGATTGGTCTTAATTGCTCGCGAACTGGGTGAGCTCAGCAGAGCTAAGGGCTCAGGCAGAAGGTTCCAGAGCAGCTGGTCTTCCACTGGACTGCTTCAGAGACAGGCCTGGCTGCCTCACCACTGTTGTAGAGAGGACCGTGCGGCAACCCCAGAGAAGCACCCACACTTGTGTGTGGAGCAGAGGGTAAACCGAGTCCAGGAGAGGAGTGCTAACAGTGATGGAGTTTAGGGGGGAGGGACCCAGAAAGTACTGGGGacactgagacactgggtatgTCTGGATGGGGAGCAGCAGAGCATTCTCTATTTCTGATCAAATTAAACTCTGACAACACAGACGTGAATCGCCATGGTTCCCCCCCCTTCCCAACTCCAGACAACATCCTCCCCAGttctccccaactcccctccctcaGGTCAGGCCCAGCCTGGCGTCCCTGTTGCATTCATGCTCAGTGCAGGCTTCCCCACCCACTTTGTGCTGTTTTGGTCCCTGAGTAACCCAGGCTGGACATGAATTTgcaatcctactgcctctgcctcccaagcactgggatgagAAGTGAGTCACACTGAGCCTCTGCAGCTCCTTTGCATCCTGTCTGGTGTGTGACCTGGTCCTCTGTATTCCACCCCCACTCTCCCCTCctgccccttcccctcccacttcccccctctcctcctgctcctccccccttccctctcactctcccccctcctgctctccccttccctcacctctcccctcccgcttcccccccccccgtacCCCCGAAAACGCAGCAAATACGAAGGGGCAATCAGAGTGTCAACTTTATTGTGAGGCTGCTGCGTTGGGGTCATCAGAGGGTCCTGGGTTAGGGCCAGGACTAGGGCTGGGCTCAGGATCAGGGTCACCGTCAGGGCTGGTGGCCTCTGGGGACATGTCCCAGGGGAAGGTTGGTTGTCCTCTCATCTGCTCACGGTAGACGCGGTCGAAGGCTTCACTCTGTGCCACAGTGAAGTGGTTCTTCCAGTCACCACTGATGCCTGGGGGGGACAGAGCAAGGGACCACTGAGGAACTCCCCTCAGGACCAACTGCACCGTCTGCGTCACCTGCCTCTTTCCCTTACACCTCGGTGACCCTTGTCCGCCCTGCCCTTTGACCCTCCAGATCTCTTCCCAGAACCCGCTTCCCTCTTAGCACCCAAACACCCCCTTTCAGCCTGCATCGcctcctctgggagttgcctcTGCCGGCACAGGGCTCTCTCACCCTAGTACTACCCCTCAGATACCCAACATGGCCTCCAGCAGGCTTGTGCCTGGATGACCAGAGCACCCCAGTCAGGCACTCTGGAAGCTGCACGAGCTTGGACCAGCTTGAGGTTCCCACAGCCAGAGAGGTGCTTCAGCAAGGTGCCCCCCACCCCAAGCATGTAATCCGGAGTGCTGGTCCCTGCTATCACAGGGACCCCTAGGGGTCCCTCTCTTGCCTGTGCGGACAGGGGCCTTTCAAACAGCTTGTAGACTTTATTGCATGTCAGTCATGTCGCCCCGAATCAGGAGATCAGGAGTCTCCCCGAAGGGGGCTGCTACACCTTAGAGATACTCATTTCTTGGGATTTAGACCGTGAAATCACATGGCAGCAGGATCTGGGGGCCCGGGGACGGGCCTGGACCACCTGGGGATCCTGTGTTGTCACGGCtttgtttggagacagaatctgaagcagcccaggctggcctcaactctgAATAACAGGTTTGacaggcaagcaccaccatgcctgactaaaCACTGAATTTTTCCGCACTAAAACAAAGGTTCCTGCGACTTCAGCCTCATGCTGTTGGAGCCTGGCTTTGAATGCCCTCAGGATGTTTGGTTTCAGGCGGACATCCAGATGGAGGCAGGTCAGCAGGCAGGCACCTGGAATGCCAGACCTCCTACTAAGAGGGAAGACCACCAGTCTAGGTGGCCCTGTACACTCCATGCGGCATCCGGGAAaatgaagccccccccccccccccccgaagctGTGAACTGTCTAGAAGCGCCCAGTGGTACCTTTGCGCAGGAACGCCCCCTGGCGGTGGTCCAGCAGGCTGGCCGGCAGCAGTGTGTAGTTGGACATTGTATTGGCCTTCATGGCACCGAAAGCTGAGTGGGCCACCACAGAGCTCAGGGCCTCTTCACCCAGTGGCCGGCCCAGGAACTCACAGACGCGTTGCACAGAGCCTCGCAGGTCCTGGGGCGGGAAAAAGAATAGTGGAGTGGGGGCCACTTTGGGTAGCCTGGCAGGGAGGCCAGTGGTTTCCAAGTTTACATCAGAAGCTGACGGCTCTGCCCCTTTCCGCACCCCCAGCACTGGTCTCTGGGGCCTCCCCTTCCCTGGCTGCCTCAGCCCAGATTCCGTCCCGCCTGCCTTCTTTGGCCATGTCTTCATTTCTGTGTCCCCAACATCCCCACCCTGGCCCACATCCCATCCTCCCCGCCGCCGCCCCTCTCCCAGCCTGCCTGGGGGGGCTATCTCCTCACTTCAGCCAACTCTTCCCTGGTGCCCTTGATTCAGTGACTCCCCAGTACGTGGGACAGAGTCCTCCCTGGCCTGGTTTTCAAGGACAGGGTGGTTTTGTGTGAGCCCCTGCTTCCCACACTGCCGCTCCCGACCTTTCACCCCTCCACATCTCAGCACAAGGTTTCTTGATAATCCTTGCCACTGATAAATTCAATTGCTGCCTTCCTCATGACACTTGGCTCAAGTCCCTGGAACCAAACTGTGACCCAAGTCCTCGTTCACATTTGTGCTGATCCTGCCGTCAGATCTGCAAGAAAGGTCACGCCCTAGTTGACAAACGGAGGTCCAGAGATAGAAGATACTTGCGTAAAGTCACATAACCCCAAAGCTCAGACTCAGCCCACCAAGCCCCACGGTCCTCTCAGCCTCCCAGCCATGGCTTATGGCGCTCAGCATAGCTGGTGGCTGCGTAGCCCCACGGTCAGCTTTTCCAGGTCAATTTCTCTTTCATAAGCCTTTGTTCTCTGAGCCACAGGCCTGtcccagaaacacacatgtgGGCGGCGCCATGCCCCTTGCAGAGTCCCAGAAGCTGCACTCCACTCCGTGGCCCAGTTTTTGGTTAGGAGAATAAAACTTAATTGGACAAAGGGAGGGAGACATGGCCCCGAAAGCTTTCTCAGGAAAAAGTATCAGGATGGAAAAATTATGGGGGCTGCGGGGAATCGCTGTGTGTCTTGGGCAAATGCCTGACTCTCTCCAGAGTGCTAAAGCTCATGCCCTCCTCTGAACGGCCGTGAGGACTTCCCAGGGCGAACCTAAATAATTACGATTTCCACAGCTCAAAATTGGTGGCCTATTGCTATTTTAAgtgaatatgtacatataatatatatgtaaattcttTATTACAttcgtgtgtgtgctgtgtgtgtgcacatgtggaggtcagaggaaaggcagaggtCAGTTCTCCTTCCAtatctggggactgaactcaggtcgtcacgCCTGGTAGCAAGTGACTTTACCCTTTGAGTCAACTTgccaactctttttttgtttgtttgttctttgctctttttttttccaagacagggtttctctgtgtagccctggctatcctggaactcgctctggagaccaggctggcctcgaactcacagagatccacttgcctctgcctcctgagtgctgggattaaaggtgcccagTTCaactctactttttaaaaaatgtattacttTATGTGTAGCAGTGTTTTACCTGCAGGTATATGTGCCATgtagcccacagaggccagaagaggacaccatatccccagaactggagttaccaccagtcatgagccaccatgtgggtgctgggagccaaatccagtcctctgcaaaaatagtcagtgttcttgtttgtttgtttgtttgcttgttttgagacagggtttctctgtggctttggagcctggtctggaactagctcttgtagactaggctgacctcagactcacagagatcctcctgcctctgcctccggagtgctgggattagaggcgtgcgccaccaccgcccggccagtgttaactgctgagtcacttcTCTAGCCTTCTGATTTATTCtgttgtttgctttatgtttttgagtcagagtctcaccaggtagccctggctgtcctagaactcgctctgctgcctcagcctcctgagtgctggggacagGCTCCAATAGGTGAGTCTTTCCTGGGCTTCTCCGCCCCGCCTCTGGGAGTAGCTGCACACAGCACAGACTCTCACTGGTGCTTAGCAGTAGGTGGCAGGCGCTGGTAGGCTCTCCTGCTGGCCATTCCCATACGCCCTTACCCAGACCTTGGCACTCAGCCCCACGTGCCCTTACCTAGACCTAGCTAGCCGTTCACACCCCACAGGCTGACCCAGGGCTGGGCAGGCTTGGGGTAGGTACAGCACACCAGGGCCAGGCACACTCCTCCGGGCTGTGCTCCGAGCTGCCCTGTCACTGAGAATCTAAGGTGGTAACTACCATAAGTGTCTCCGGAAGCTAGACCTGGTGACACAAGCCTGTCACCTCAGTCACTCTGGAGATCGGggaggattgaaagttcaaggccagcctgggaaccTTAATGAAActccatttaaaattaaaaaaatccttgCCTAGAATTTCCCAGCAAGGACTTCGAGTTACGACTCATTTGTTACTTGCCCAGTgtatacaaggccctgggttcaatcctcagaactgAAAAAGGTGACAGATATGGAATATACCAGCACTGGAgggaggctgagtcagagagatctggagacagaggccagcctggtctacagagtgaggtccagaacagccagggctacacagagaaaccctgtctagaaaaacaaataagagaGTTTGCTGCTAGAAGCCTGGGTTATCCCCAGCACAGCAGGAACCAGGCATTGGTATCCTGTAACCTCGGGCGTTGgaaacagaagaattagaagttcaaggtcatcctcagacaCTTGGAGGGGAGAGAGTCGGGGGAGGGGCGCTTCCCCAGGCCCTTTGCGCTGTCTGCTCTGGCTGCAGACTCTCCTGGCCGCTTGTCCATTTGCTGCTGTGTGTCCCTCCTATCTGATCGTGAGTTGATGAGCCCTATCTGCCTATAGTTACCCACTTCCCATCTCCAGACCACCATAGGTTGTCATTCCTACCTGATCGTGAGTTGATGAGCCCTATCTGCCTATAGTTACCCACTTCCCATCTCCAGACCACCATAGGTTGTCATTCCTACCTGATTGTGAGTTGACGAGCCCTATCTGCCTGTAGTTACCCACTTCCCATCTCCAGACCACCATAGGTTGTCATTCCTACCTGATTGTGAGTTGACGAGCCCTATCTGCCTGTAGTTACCCACTTCCCATCTCCAGACCACCATAGGTTGTCATTCCTACCTGATCGTGAGTTGATGAGCCCTATCTGCCTGTAGTTACCCACTTCCCATCTCCAGACCACCATAGGTTGTCCATCCTATCTGATCGTGAGCTGAAGAGCCCTATCTCCCTATAGTTACCCACTTCCCATCTCCAGACCACCATAGGTTTTGTTTCCCCAGGACAAGGCCGGATAGGAGGCTGGCTGGCATCCAGGAGCGTGTGGTGAGGGAGAGGTGCCAGGGGCATACACCAGACGAACCTGCTGCAGCTCTTCGTAGGTGATAAACAGGAAGTTCTCGTGGCTCTGCATCCGGATCCAGCCCTTGATGTGGTCAAACCAGGAGCCAAACTGCACTGCAGACGGTAGAGGGGTGTGAGGGTCACAGGGCTCTCAGGACCAGGCTGCTCGGGCCACCTGTGCCGGCTGCCTAAGGCCTTTCAGCCAGGGTCAgagacccctcccccagctcttgtCTGTGCAGCTCCTCCTGCCGCCACCCAGACGTCTGACACGCAGACAAGGGACAGCAGCTCTGCTCCGGTTTGTCTGTCTACccggtctctgtctccatctctgctcTCCTTGatctctcccatctctgcctcccctacatttgtctcttcccacctctcttcccttcccagtcCTCACCTTCTCCTTTGAGGAAATCCTGAAGGAACTGGTCAGGCGTCCCAGGGTCCTTCAATTGCCCTGCAATCTTAGAGTAATAATAAAGAGATACCACGACATCCCGGGGGTTCCGGCCCAAGTAGATCACCTGTGTAAGATGGCGGGGAGGGAAGAAGGTGTCAAGTATGGTGGGACCTGCCCCCAGGTGGCctgccttcctccccctcttctgaccCTGCAGGCAGGACACACTCCTGGTATAGTGGGTTCAGCCCAGCCCATTCTTAGGGACCAAGCCTCCTCCAGTCACATtagaaggagggaggggctgtTTCTGAGCCAGTTTGGTTTCTGGAAACaaagcagggaggaggaaggcCTGAGAGTCAGGATGAGGGACGTGGGACGTGCTGCCGGGGAGGCAGTGGCATCATTCTGTAGCCTAGGGTGTCCTGGGAATCATGACCACTCTCCTGATTCAGTCTCTCAAGTGTTGGGGTGACAGGCACATATGACCACATCTGGCCTACAGTCTGCTCCCCTTTAAAAGGCGGACTCCCAGGGCCACACGTCAAGAGTGTATTCACCATGAAGCTACTCCTGATTAGTCTCCCAGCCTCACCCGCTCTGCCCACCTCACCTTGGCCTTGGAGCTGAAGGCCGCCTTGGTGAAGAGTTGAATGGGGAGGTGGGAGCTCATGAGGCGGGGGCTGGGCCGGTCTGGGAGACTGAAGGCGCTTATGATGGTCTCGCACCAGGGTGCACGTTGCCAAATGGGCTCAGAACGGATCCACGAGGGGTCCCCATCTTTCAAAATTAAGCAGAGGATCTCAATCATCCAGTTGGTACCTACCGGGAGAACAGAGAGGTTAGCTGGGAGCAGGAGGGATGGCAAGGGTGGGAATGGAACCATGTTCCCAATGGCGGTACTGGCTTTGAAGGCACCTAGGAAAGCAGAAGGCAAGGCAGGGAACAGCCTGGCCAGACGTTGGACACAGCTGtcattccagcactccagaggctaaGTTAGAAGACCACTTTGAATCTGAGGACAGTCTGAATTGtagtgtgaaaccctgtctcagaacaaacccAGGGGTGTGGTGGTTGattaagaatggcccccataggttcatggaTTTGAATGTccggtcaccagggagtggccttgatggaggaagtgtatcattaGGGGTGGCCTTTGAAGTTTCAGGGGTTCCGGTCACGCCCAgaggctctctctcttcctgccgcCTGAGATTCCAGATGGAGAACTCCCAGctaccacgtctgcctgcacaccactcTGCTCCCTGTTATGAGAATAATGGATGAAGCCTCTGAAACCGTacgtaagccagtcccaatttaatgctttcctttataagagatgcagtggtcatggtgtctctcacagcaacagaacaccagtgaagatgagggggctggagaaatggcttaggaTGCCCTTgcaaaggactcaggttcaattcccagcacccagctggcagctcacaaccactggtaactccagttccaagggatgtgatgccctcttcaggcctccgtgggcactgcacacacactgtgcacatacatgtgtctaCAACATCCATATATATAAACTAAAAGCAAACATAGCCCTGAACCTCCGGTCCTAGGAGAGCTATGACTGTCCCCGCTGGCCACTTATAGAGATCCTGGGCTTCTTGGGAAGGGACACTGCTACCTCAGCATGCATTCCTTCCCCTCactgacctctgcctccctgcaGGACATGCTGCAGCCCAGCGGACAGGTAGGAACCCCACATTCAGTCACCAAGCTGCATACTGCATGCAAGCTCTGCCTTCCGAGTTGACTGCctccctgtgtgcctgtgtgtgtgtgtgcctgtgtgcgtgtgtgtgtgcatgtgtgcctgtgttatgcgtgcgtgtgtgcctgtgttgtgcgtgcatgtgtgcctgtgtgtgtgcgtgcatgtgtgtgtggtgcctgcaTGCTTCGGGAAGATATGCCCACTTCTGAATATATGGAGGTTGGAGGAAAACATTATCTCTTCTATAACTCTGCTTTATTGTTTAAGAAAGGGtctcctagggctggagagatggctcagtggttaagagcattgcctgctcttccaaaggtcctgagttcaattcccagccaccacatggtggctcacaaccatctgtaatggggtctggtgccctcttctggcctgcaggcagacacacagacagaatattgtatacataataaataaataaaaatattaaaaaaagaaagggtttcCTACTGAAATGGACCTCACCATCTCCCCTAAACTGACTGACCACGGAGCACccagaatctgtctctaccttcagCACTGAAGTTATAGGCACAAGCCTCCTACTATgcttggcttttatgtgggtcctggaactcacattcaGGTTAGcagccttggtggcaagtgaATTTACTTGCTGAACCATTTCATCATCCTCATTTCCTTAACCAATTAATTTTGTTAtagttgttttcaagacagagcttgAAACCTTTCTCAAAAGCTTtcgagaaaccctatctcgaaaa
Protein-coding sequences here:
- the Sult2b1 gene encoding sulfotransferase 2B1 isoform X2, whose amino-acid sequence is MYSPESLSLAENTDNVRDEDIFIVTYPKSGTNWMIEILCLILKDGDPSWIRSEPIWQRAPWCETIISAFSLPDRPSPRLMSSHLPIQLFTKAAFSSKAKVIYLGRNPRDVVVSLYYYSKIAGQLKDPGTPDQFLQDFLKGEVQFGSWFDHIKGWIRMQSHENFLFITYEELQQDLRGSVQRVCEFLGRPLGEEALSSVVAHSAFGAMKANTMSNYTLLPASLLDHRQGAFLRKGISGDWKNHFTVAQSEAFDRVYREQMRGQPTFPWDMSPEATSPDGDPDPEPSPSPGPNPGPSDDPNAAASQ
- the Sult2b1 gene encoding sulfotransferase 2B1 isoform X1 yields the protein MDGPQPPALWGKFENSISEISQKLQGEYFRYKGIPFPVGMYSPESLSLAENTDNVRDEDIFIVTYPKSGTNWMIEILCLILKDGDPSWIRSEPIWQRAPWCETIISAFSLPDRPSPRLMSSHLPIQLFTKAAFSSKAKVIYLGRNPRDVVVSLYYYSKIAGQLKDPGTPDQFLQDFLKGEVQFGSWFDHIKGWIRMQSHENFLFITYEELQQDLRGSVQRVCEFLGRPLGEEALSSVVAHSAFGAMKANTMSNYTLLPASLLDHRQGAFLRKGISGDWKNHFTVAQSEAFDRVYREQMRGQPTFPWDMSPEATSPDGDPDPEPSPSPGPNPGPSDDPNAAASQ